The Aedes albopictus strain Foshan chromosome 2, AalbF5, whole genome shotgun sequence region GTGTTGGTCAGTCGATTAGAACTTGTACAGTAGTGCTCAAAATTTTAAATCGATATTTGGCGCAAACAATATTCTTTTCGGCTATgcgaggtcatccaaactgtccttgagtttacATCACAAAGTCTACGGGTCTAATTATAACTGCGATAATATAATCTTCCATGTTCAGTGAATCTTCTGAACGGTAGTTTGTAGCTATCGACTGGGAAAACTTATGTGGTATGGTTTTCGGCTTTTGCAGTCGAAAGACcagctaaaacgttatttttaactCTGATTCGACGTTTTGTACCTTTATTGGTCTTTTTTCTGAGGATTAGAATGGACTAACGTTTTTTTAGAATGGGTTAACGTTCTAATCCTCAGTAAAAGGACCAATAAAGGCCTGAAACGTCGAATCAGAGCTAAAAATtacgtttaaggcgaaactggaagcattttctcattttttcggtttttgattttttattaaataacggagcaatattttcaaaatcggttttcgtgcacatgtagagtatggatcaaggtatcttctgtattttttttttgagctggaaaatgttttccatttttgcagaaaccatttttttgggaaattttgttcaaaaatggtttctgcaaaaacgaaaaacattttccacttcaaaaaaaattcagaagataccttgatctatactctacatgtgcacgaaaaccgattttgaaaatattgcttcgttatttaataaaaaatcaaaaactaaaaagtgaggaaatgcttccagtttcgccttaagctggtTTTCCAACTGCAAAAGCTGCAAGACTGAATCTTCTAAACGGTaatcaaacatttgaaaaaaaaattgcgatgttctaggtcatcaaaATTATTATTAAGTTTAGAATCTAGGATGTACAGTACAGCAACTAAACCAGGACATAGATTGAAGGTGACAACTTGCATTTTCGACATAAAGATATTAATTATGTCTGTATGTATTTGTAATTATGTCAATAATTGTATTTGTGCGATTACTAGAAAACATTACGAATATTATTCCTGTAATGAAtatattgcaaaaaaataaataaaagtaacTATTATCTATTTAAAGGCTGAATGACGTCTTCGAGGTCTAGTTTTTGGCATACTAATGTACTGTACTGGTAAGTATATTACATGCCAAAAACTAGGCGTCAATGACTTCATACTTGATGGACTACAACTCGTAGCAGTGTGTTTACGCCGAATTCAGAAATCGTCTCCACTGGCCTTGGtgctgggccaatcgcttccagtcgacTGCAGTCGCCCTGATCGTTTAGAGTTCTTATGTGCTCCTCAAGTGCAAAAAGTCAACGGCCCCTTTCTGGTTCtgtgctgaatatggttttagcctgtcgttcctccggcatacgagttaCTTGCGCAGCCCAagacagcctgccgtgttttattcgcttccaGTTCATGTAGTTCATACGACGCCGACAGACGCCGTCTTTctatttaccgccgagtattattCGCAGCACTTTTCGTAAGACTCCTAAGGCTCTCCGATTAACTTACGAATCATggtcgtataaagcgaccggaaaaAAACAGAGTCTTGTAAAGCGCGAACTTTGTCTACGTTTGCAGCTGATTTACCAGGCCGCAAAAGGCGCGATTCACAGTCACAATCCGTCTTCTCACGTCGCGGATAACAAGATAAACGAATTTGTCCACTACATCAATCTTTTCACcgtctagcaccacttcgtcaccacagCCACGACCGGACCAACGATCACCATCAGCAATCCAAACTTGCAGCATATGTGAtcgcgtgacaatggttccgcttctTTGCACagcagctctccttatcgcttctTCCAAAGCTATGTTGAAGAGTACTTTGGAAAGAGCATCACCCTGTTCTAGCCTGTCAAAGATTACGAataatgaagaaatttcatccgcaacccgtacgcTTGATTTCAATCCATCACACGAATCACtataatcagcttcgccggaaaaccatgttcgatcattttCTGCCATATAACTCGTTTTtcatcactgaatcgtacgccgccttcaaATCAAAAAACATAcggtgggtctgcaagttgtacccccgaaatttatcgaaaatctgCCACAAGCTGAATATCTGATCGGCTGAATCATTGATCGGCCCTCGCCTGATATTCACCGATGAAGAACTCCTCAATCGtcctcagcctgttaaacagaattccggtCAAAATGTTGTACGTTccattgagaagtgttattcctctgtgaatcacgcactccagtcgatgccgtTTCTTGTAAAGAGGGCAAATGAAAACGCCCAACAAACTAgtaggcagttcttcctcttcccatatcttcaatataatacggtgtaagagttgatgcaGCTGCTCACTATCGTGCTAGAGAAGCTAGGCCGGATGTTCGTCCTTCGCANNNNNNNNNNNNNNNNNNNNNNNCATGGGTGAAACTACCGGAGGTGCCAGGCATCCCCTAGAATTTCAATGCATTGTTGTGAGATATGGGGGCGATGAataatgaatggatgaactaatgtaTGTATAAATATCACACTAATGGCATCTATTTCTGAGGTAGCAAATAGGGAAGGGACGATACGTTTGTCCAAACACCGTGTTCTACCTTTATCTTCCATAAATCGTTTCTTCTCACTGAATTGAACACCACTATGAATTCAATAAACAGATGTTAGGTTGTACTCCCGGAATTTATCTACGATTTGTCGCAGAGTCAActtttgatccgtcgttgatcgaccCTCGCGAAAACCAACTTGGTATTCACCGCCGAAGGACTCCTCCAAAGATCTCATTCTGTTGAACATAATACCTACGTGACATAATTTTATATACTGTTTTTCTCCACACGcgattgacagtttcgtaaaatttccgcatacatttttgtttcatacactgcactcaggcaaataaacctaagattatcataaggtctgaCTTATGAAatgcctttaaacaattcataacgactagattgaatttcataaggtcgatttatgacgcagaatcgactcactgtttggcttttatacacatttagcaagacgatattctcaagcgtcgatagccgcgtgggttgggcacgagctcagtgatttcAACGTTCATAGATTGAtttcagtctgcatcattttacgatttttctgctcttttcaaaagtttatcttatgtaactAGGCCATAATAAGCATTTTCATAACAGTTGACTGCCAGCACTCGTTTACGCCAGACGTATTCGCTTTACCTCCGTATCTCTCTTGCTAATACCGTGGAAAACAATGTGCGCCGCGCGTGAAAACATCCTAGTAATTGATATTAGTGTGCTTCCCACTCGACCCGATGTTGGGAAGATAAAGCTATTCTTGGATAACGAAATCCTTCTCCAATATGCTGAAATTAAAAGCATTCAGTTGCACAATACTCGCAACTGCGTTCTCACCGAGATGATTAACAAAGAAGTTGCTTCACGCTACCAATTGGAGCACAATTGGAAGCGAGTCATTGTTGCTGAAAATAAAGCATACAAGATTCCCGTGTACGTCGATGGTGAGGCAGTGACCGTGCGAGTCAATGATCTTTCCTCAACGATAAGCGATGCCTCAATCAGGGAATGCATGTTAAAGTTTGGCGAAGTAATTTCTATTAGGAATGAAACCTGGAAGCactattttccaggaattcccaatggCGTGAGATTGTTACGGATGAATCTGTTCCGCCATATACCTTCGTCCATCACAATAGAAAACGAATTAACTACGGTTTCCTACTTGAACCAACCTCTATTTTGCCGCCGGTGTAACCAGCCGGCACATCCAAACAAAAAATGCGTGGAGCTACCTGAACAAAACAGTGCAACAATTTCAACTGTTATGTCTGCAGCACCATCAAAATCTCCTTCACGAGACGGGCTCTTCAACTCCGACGATTTCCCCCCTCTAAGTGGTGAACAATCATCAATTCGCAAACCTACTGTTGAAGAACGCCGAACACAAGAGGACGACAACGTATGGACTGACTGTGATGACAATGACAATACATCGAGCTCTTCAACTGACTACAATGTAGACACAAACAAACGCAGGCGGTCAacccgaaaggaatgcgatgCAAAGAAAGTTTGTTCCTACCAGTGTTCCCACTACGCGGGCCACGAGAGCGAGGAAACAACTGATGCGCTGGTAAAGGGGAAAAATTCTCACTTGAAAAATAAAAGTGGGAAGGGTGTTAGCTTTACTACTTATTGTAAAAAATGATAATCGGCTCTGTAAAGCTGTGCAATACGGCGAGTGAGCCTTTAAAtaaagagtttggaaaaaaaagcattttcataaggtattctcatGGCATCCATATTTTAccgttatggctaaatttcataaggtattttgatgaatctcggtagtttacttcgctgagtgtgagACAACTGATCCTAACAAGGTCATAAGTTTGTCTTATGTAATTTCGCCATAAGAAAAGTtttgatttccataagaaattcttatgatatcatttcataagacatcttATGAAATAATTTTGCGCAATGGACCACTGCAcgaatagggtggggcggggcaagataggTTAGTGTCATTTTcgagcgcattactcatgttttgattatgttaataattgtgTTAGGTAACCAGCATGGatatacaaaagtttagggtattgattgaaaatttattcactctcattggaaataaaaaataaaatggtttttagccatttctcttatgcgatacattccatatattctccatataaaccaccgcggggcaagatgggtcaccttcaattttgagcgtattcttggatcattaaaaagttatttattttttgttacgcccAAATCAAAACTAACTCCTAACTTTCATACAATCCACCATGCATTCATTTGTAATCACACTCACACACATACAATCAGACTCTCATTCAAACCCCATTATTATAAGAACACTCTTTTGTTAGAATAAAGTAGACTTTCACCCCGAACGGACGCAAGTTTTTTGATTCCAGGTCGTCTACTACCGGAATTGTCCCCTCGTGTGCTATTCGGAGGAacatttttattacaagactatctcataactcaCTTCAATCAAGCGAAATGAACgcctaaaattataacataaaattatgatatgtttttttttgtgaaaacatcgattttcaagtcgtaataggaccactcaaatcgtaaagttttttattttctaaattaatttataaaaaatgtttactcgtagctcttgtttactcagtatggatatggagcatgtaTGAATACGGAACCAATCTCTTATATtgccgtttttcgttgagaaaatgtgaattacttaaaaggtttCACGGGGCACAATCAGTCACTTTTTGAAACtgtttgtttaacatcatattatgtatttaaagaactttttatcgacttttagcatagctaaagAGTAagaggacgaatacaaaccaatacgatttgtatttacaaagttatgatgatccgtctttaggtgacccatcttgccccgccccaccctatatgctggcctgcttactctcacagaaaatttgacgtttgagcggcgccgacatcgctcaaacgtcaaaattcgtgtgagagtaagcaggccagtataaactCGTGCATTAAacaatataaaacaaaatcgcaacctggaatcgaaccagagaCGTCGAGATCGTAGAACGCATGCTTTATTTACGTACCCATCGACGTTTCGAAAGTTGGGATGGTTGGGGTGCAACAATCCCAACTTTCGGTTTGGTTTTTCGGGATCATTATATTCTCGTTTCCTTGTACCGCTTTCTAATCCGCCGAGTGCCACatactagggtatcgcgctacttgggcggtggttttctttgtctgttattttcgtctgttttccactgtaactcggtcaattttgaaccgattgacttgaaattttgtacacgggtagatactatacctatctcaccgcattccaagaattgtgtcaattggttcaagattgactgagttatagtggaaaacagacgaatatagaagccaccgcccaagtagcgcgattccctaatacCCGGCTTCTGTCAATATTCTTCTCATCCGTCACCTTCTGGCACTCCTCATCGAACCAATCGCATCTGATTCGTCTTGGAGCACTACCTATCACTTCCGGCGCTGTTGTGGTACTACTCCGTGGATAGATTTCCACATATTTTTGAGGTTGTCGTATGTTAAATAATCCCCTTATCCGCGCTCATTCGGCTTCTGGTGGTACTCATCCACCACACTTTCTGCTaagaagcgctggatattgaaactcAAAAGTCGCTGATTTCTTGTGTTCGCCACGGTTGATAATCGTGCTCGATAGATAGATATACATATCGATTGATGAATCAAGTCTGTTCTAATAAATATCGTtttactttcattttttttttttttcagcgcaAAGAGCTCGACGAGCTTCGAAAAGTATGGACCAAACAAATCTCCATGGCATTCCACCGGGACGTCAACACGCTGAAAGCCGTTACAGAATCTAAATCCAGTCGCGCCATCAATTTGTTCCCGTACCTCAAGGCCCTAAGTGTGCCGCAGTTTACCGAGATTCTTCTCGACGAAGCCCAAATGTTAATCGAAGGATCGGACACGTTCAGCATCGGTCTGTCGCATCTGCATAAGGAGCTGGGCCGTAAGGTTGAATCTCGATATCACGTTGAGCAGAAGCGGCAGACTGGGGTGCTGGATAAGACGTGTGAGATCTACAGTTTGTACTGCGATGTGCTGTCCGAGGGAAATAGCAGCGACAATTCGAGACAACTTTGGCAAAGGTTAATCCACGAAAATAGAAACGAAGGTCCCAGTTTGGATGTTCAGAGTGTTACATGGCCAAAAGCTGCGGCCGTCGGAGTTGGTAAATTCCTGTATAATATTCTGAAGAATGATCTTAAGATCAACGTGAATGCTACATCGCGAGGGAATCGCCAGCCGAAGCTAGTGCCGGCATTCTATTCGCTTTTTCGATACGAGGCAAAGCTGGCCAAAGAACAAATCAAACCCCATCCAGTGTTGATCAAGCTTTACCGAAAGTCCCAACAGGAAAATCTTAAATTTGATATCAATTTGGTTCCAATGATGTGTCCTCCGCAGCCTTGGAGTACGCCTGTGAATGGAGGCTACATATTGGCCAGATCGGATCTTATACGATTGCCACAGCAAGCCCATCAACAGTCCGAACGAATTAACGAAGCTAACCCCCAGGACATGTATCCCACGCTTGATGCCCTCAACCAGCTGGCCAGCATTCCTTGGAAAGTTAACGAAGATGTCTTGGACATTGTTCTGGAGGTTTTCAATAACGGAGGCAATGCCAAGCTTGATGTCCCAGAACCACCCAGTGCGCTGCCATCCATCGTGGAAACAGTTCCCCGAAATGAGATGACAGGCTTTGACCGGTTCAACATGGTCCGTAAAAAGATGACCCACAGGCGAAAACAAGGCGACATGTACAGTCTATGGTGCGACGCCTTATACAGGTTGTCGCTGGCCAATCACTTTCGGGATAAGGTGTTCTGGCTTCCCCAGAATATCGACTTTCGTGGTAGAGTGTATCCCATCCCGCCGCATTTGAATCATTTAGGGCACGATCTGGCGCGCTGTCTGATGGTTTTCCATCAAAAGAAACCACTGGGCCCGGATGGGTTTAACTGGCTGAAGCTACATTGCATCAACTTAACTGGATTGAAGAAGCGGGATTCGGTTGAGGAACGTCTGAAGTATGCCGATGAAATAATGGACGATATTCTGGATTCCGCCGATCGACCCTTGACCGGAAGAATGTGGTGGAGTTCATCCGACGAACCCTGGCAAACTCTGGCCTGTTGCATAGAAATTGCAAAAGTTCACCGCTGTCCCGATCCAACCAAGTTTATGAGTGGTTTCCCAATCCACCAGGATGGTTCCTGCAACGGTCTGCAGCACTACGCCGCGCTGGGTCGAGACACGGCTGGAGCCGTTAGTGTTAATCTCGCGCCTTCCCCGGTACCACAGGATGTGTACAGTGCGGTAGCCGCCTTGGTAGAAGACAGCCGCACCAAAGACGCCGAGAACGGTGTTAAAGTTGCCAAAATCCTCGAAGGCTTCATCAAACGGAAGGTCATCAAACAAACGGTCATGACTACGGTTTACGGAGTAACCCGCTACGGAGCCCGCAAACAGATCGCCCGTCAACTGGAATACATCGACGAGTTTCCCAAGGACTGGGTCTGGCCTGCTTCCAGCTACCTTACTGTAAAAACCTTCAACGCCCTCAGCGAAATGTTCACTTCGGCCAAGGAAATCCAGGACTGGTTCACCGATTGCGCCCGGCTTATCTCGGCCGTGTGTGCCCAGAACGTCGAATGGATCACCCCACTGGGCCTGCCCGTGGTGCAACCGTATAACCGTTCCGATCGACAAGGGTCCTCCTCCAAAACGGTACAAATCCCGGAACACTTCTCGATGGATTCGTACGAAAAGCCCAACATCATGAAGCAGAAGAATGCATTCCCGCCCAACTTTGTCCACTCGTTGGACTCGAGCCACATGATGCTGACGTCGCTGTTTTGCGAACGAGCGGGACTAACGTTCATTTCCGTGCACGATTGCTACTGGACGCATGCCTGTACGGTGTCAACGATGAATAAGGTATGTAAAACACCCAAATATATGACATTTTACTATccgcttttggaggaattcagtaATGGACGCAAACTTTTTAACTTTCGAACAGATTATCAACATTACCATGTTTGGTTAGCCCCATTAATTCTTGTCAAATGTTCTTTCGGATTCTTATCAGCATTTTTctaagtttccagcaatttttcccgcATTATCTGAACTCTGATTAATTGCGCCTGGATTTTTACACAgggataccgtcgtgcggggctacttttgaaatgcggggctactttggacacttttgaatatggatttttttaattcaaaatatggttcaaatctgtttgatgtctttgggactattgtgaagcaattgttttcgcttcatttggttgaaattatttttcaaacagaccgtttattgcttgtcaggatgcgaaaaaacatcgaataaaccaataaaatatacataacgtatcagaacatttggtctgtaagcaaggatcggtaaattcgcctcactccattcatattcactcctctttgctgaagcgaatcgagaaagatgcagcaaacaaatagtcatgatcaaacatgcaaccccatcaccagtgggaagcgatgcgcaagctggtcgacgtggatattcgtggccgatcgtcgcagtttggatcgcaag contains the following coding sequences:
- the LOC134286353 gene encoding DNA-directed RNA polymerase, mitochondrial-like — its product is MYERDPIMSNALDNLWEALQSHVLLSIATDAKYISNPLPSAEVADGPSSMAMEVTVTRKELDELRKVWTKQISMAFHRDVNTLKAVTESKSSRAINLFPYLKALSVPQFTEILLDEAQMLIEGSDTFSIGLSHLHKELGRKVESRYHVEQKRQTGVLDKTCEIYSLYCDVLSEGNSSDNSRQLWQRLIHENRNEGPSLDVQSVTWPKAAAVGVGKFLYNILKNDLKINVNATSRGNRQPKLVPAFYSLFRYEAKLAKEQIKPHPVLIKLYRKSQQENLKFDINLVPMMCPPQPWSTPVNGGYILARSDLIRLPQQAHQQSERINEANPQDMYPTLDALNQLASIPWKVNEDVLDIVLEVFNNGGNAKLDVPEPPSALPSIVETVPRNEMTGFDRFNMVRKKMTHRRKQGDMYSLWCDALYRLSLANHFRDKVFWLPQNIDFRGRVYPIPPHLNHLGHDLARCLMVFHQKKPLGPDGFNWLKLHCINLTGLKKRDSVEERLKYADEIMDDILDSADRPLTGRMWWSSSDEPWQTLACCIEIAKVHRCPDPTKFMSGFPIHQDGSCNGLQHYAALGRDTAGAVSVNLAPSPVPQDVYSAVAALVEDSRTKDAENGVKVAKILEGFIKRKVIKQTVMTTVYGVTRYGARKQIARQLEYIDEFPKDWVWPASSYLTVKTFNALSEMFTSAKEIQDWFTDCARLISAVCAQNVEWITPLGLPVVQPYNRSDRQGSSSKTVQIPEHFSMDSYEKPNIMKQKNAFPPNFVHSLDSSHMMLTSLFCERAGLTFISVHDCYWTHACTVSTMNKICREQFVALHSEPILEDLSKFLVQKYSYNESEITNDGSVIDLTKRKLNRILHQYPDKGDFDLRKVLKSVYFFS